A genomic window from Mesorhizobium sp. 131-2-1 includes:
- a CDS encoding ABC transporter permease produces MLDIKRIPIPALIGIVLTTMFVVAAVFAPWIAPHGNAEIVSDVPWEPMSSAHWLGTDNLGRDLLSRMIYGARITLFIAVLATALSFSLGAILGFSAAVFGGWFDTLLSRLVDLLMSIPTLIMALVVLSVLPTTLVTLILVMGVLDSTRVYRLSRAVAVDINVMDYVEAAKLRGEGSGWIIFREILPNALSPLVSELGLRFIYAVLFLSTLSFLGLGVQPPDADWGGMVKENKDGIVFGIGAALIPAAAIAALAISVNLVADWILNRTTSLKGGRG; encoded by the coding sequence ATGCTCGATATCAAACGCATCCCCATCCCCGCACTGATCGGCATCGTGCTGACGACGATGTTTGTCGTGGCAGCCGTGTTCGCGCCATGGATCGCACCGCACGGCAATGCCGAGATTGTCAGTGACGTTCCTTGGGAACCGATGTCTTCGGCACATTGGCTGGGCACCGACAATCTTGGCCGCGATCTGTTGTCGCGCATGATCTACGGCGCCCGCATCACTTTGTTCATCGCGGTGCTTGCGACTGCGCTGTCCTTCTCGCTCGGCGCCATCCTCGGCTTTTCGGCAGCAGTGTTCGGCGGCTGGTTCGACACGCTGTTGTCGCGTCTTGTCGACCTGCTGATGTCGATCCCGACGCTGATCATGGCGCTCGTCGTGCTCTCGGTGCTGCCGACCACCCTGGTGACGCTGATCCTGGTGATGGGCGTTCTCGACTCGACCCGCGTCTACCGGCTGTCGCGTGCGGTGGCCGTCGACATCAACGTCATGGACTATGTCGAAGCCGCCAAGTTGCGCGGCGAAGGCAGCGGCTGGATCATCTTCCGCGAAATCCTGCCCAACGCGCTGTCGCCGCTGGTATCGGAACTCGGCCTGCGCTTCATCTATGCCGTGCTGTTCCTGTCGACGCTGTCGTTCCTCGGCCTTGGCGTGCAACCGCCGGACGCCGACTGGGGCGGCATGGTCAAGGAAAACAAGGACGGCATCGTCTTCGGCATCGGTGCCGCGCTCATTCCGGCGGCGGCAATCGCCGCACTGGCAATCTCGGTCAACCTTGTCGCCGACTGGATCCTCAACCGCACGACAAGTCTGAAGGGAGGACGCGGGTGA
- a CDS encoding ABC transporter ATP-binding protein, whose protein sequence is MADTKAKPGLLLDIRNLRIEATVFPPGEAPKNIVLVHDVSLTLEKGKVLGLIGESGAGKSTIGLSSMGYGRGGVRITGGEVLLNGRDILKGGKEGFRKLRGREVCYVAQSAAAAFNPAHKLMDQVVEATLLHGTATRAEAEKRAVALFKKLSLPNPETIGERFPHQVSGGQLQRVMTAMALCSEPDLIVFDEPTTALDVTTQIDVLAAIKDAIRDTHVAALYITHDLAVVAQVSDEIMVLRHGRLVEWGGTRQIIKEPRQEYTNALVSVHEIEHQEQKPSATPFLSVKNVTAAYGGGHVKVLKNVSVDIFPGQTLAVVGESGSGKSTLARAITGLLPPEQGSVVFDGRTLGNRLADRPKEDLRQLQMIYQMADVAMNPRQTVGTIIGRPLEFYFGMKGRERDKRVAELLDEIEMGKGFVDRYPAELSGGQKQRVCIARSLAAKPKLIICDEVTSALDPLVANGILKLLLNLQQHEKVAYLFITHDLATVKSIADSIAVMYRGEVVRYGSKSKVLTPPFDAYTDLLLSSVPEMEIGWLEKAIAGRRMASAGN, encoded by the coding sequence ATGGCCGACACAAAAGCAAAGCCCGGCCTGCTGCTCGATATCCGCAACCTGCGCATCGAAGCGACAGTGTTTCCGCCCGGCGAGGCGCCGAAGAACATCGTGCTGGTCCATGACGTCTCGCTGACGCTGGAAAAGGGCAAGGTGCTCGGCCTGATCGGCGAGTCCGGCGCCGGCAAATCGACCATTGGCCTGTCGTCGATGGGCTATGGCCGCGGTGGCGTGCGCATCACCGGCGGCGAGGTGCTCCTCAACGGCCGCGATATCCTCAAGGGCGGCAAGGAAGGTTTCCGCAAATTGCGCGGCCGCGAGGTCTGCTATGTCGCGCAATCGGCGGCCGCCGCCTTCAATCCGGCGCACAAGCTGATGGACCAGGTGGTGGAAGCCACCCTGCTGCACGGCACGGCGACACGGGCCGAGGCCGAGAAACGCGCCGTGGCGCTGTTCAAGAAGCTCAGCCTGCCGAATCCCGAAACCATCGGCGAACGCTTCCCGCACCAGGTCTCCGGCGGCCAGCTGCAGCGGGTGATGACGGCGATGGCGCTGTGCTCGGAACCCGACCTGATCGTCTTCGACGAGCCGACCACCGCGCTCGACGTGACGACCCAGATCGACGTGCTGGCGGCGATCAAGGACGCCATCCGCGACACCCACGTTGCGGCGCTCTACATCACTCACGACCTTGCCGTCGTCGCCCAGGTGTCGGACGAGATCATGGTGCTGCGCCACGGCCGGCTGGTCGAATGGGGCGGCACAAGGCAGATCATCAAGGAACCCCGCCAGGAATACACCAATGCGCTGGTCTCGGTGCACGAGATCGAGCACCAGGAGCAGAAGCCCAGCGCGACGCCGTTCCTGTCGGTCAAGAACGTCACCGCCGCCTATGGCGGCGGCCACGTCAAGGTGCTGAAGAACGTCTCGGTCGACATCTTTCCGGGCCAGACGCTGGCCGTGGTCGGCGAGAGCGGCTCCGGCAAGTCGACGCTGGCGCGCGCCATCACCGGGCTTTTGCCGCCGGAGCAAGGCAGTGTCGTCTTCGACGGCCGCACGCTCGGCAACAGGCTTGCCGACCGGCCGAAGGAGGATCTGCGCCAGCTGCAGATGATCTACCAGATGGCGGACGTGGCGATGAACCCCCGCCAGACCGTAGGCACAATCATCGGCCGGCCGCTGGAGTTCTATTTCGGCATGAAGGGCCGCGAGCGCGACAAGCGCGTTGCCGAACTGCTCGACGAGATCGAGATGGGCAAGGGCTTCGTCGACCGCTATCCGGCCGAGCTGTCGGGCGGCCAGAAGCAGCGCGTCTGCATTGCGCGTTCGCTCGCGGCCAAGCCCAAGCTGATCATCTGCGACGAGGTGACCTCCGCGCTCGACCCGCTGGTGGCCAACGGCATCCTCAAGCTGCTGCTCAACCTGCAGCAGCACGAGAAGGTCGCCTATCTGTTCATCACCCACGATCTGGCGACGGTGAAGTCGATCGCCGATTCGATCGCGGTGATGTATCGCGGCGAGGTGGTGCGCTATGGCTCGAAGAGCAAGGTGCTGACGCCGCCCTTCGATGCCTATACCGACCTTCTGTTGTCCTCCGTGCCGGAAATGGAAATCGGCTGGCTGGAGAAGGCGATCGCGGGCCGTCGCATGGCGAGCGCGGGGAACTAG
- a CDS encoding sigma-70 family RNA polymerase sigma factor encodes MTAAMETDRALVDRVAKGDRAAVRLLFMRHHARVYRFVARQTGSEMMADDIANEVFLELWRQAPSFEGRSEVSTWLLGIARFKALSSLRKKKEDWIDDDDAAQVPDSADTPEVVTMKEDKGAALRRFIDALPEEHRTVIDLAYYHGQSVTEIGAVLGIPVATVKTRMFYARKKLGEALKAAGYDRGWP; translated from the coding sequence ATGACAGCGGCGATGGAGACCGATCGCGCGCTTGTCGACCGGGTCGCGAAGGGCGACCGGGCTGCCGTGCGGCTCCTGTTCATGCGTCACCACGCGCGGGTCTACCGCTTCGTGGCGCGCCAGACGGGATCGGAAATGATGGCCGACGATATTGCAAACGAGGTGTTCCTCGAACTGTGGCGCCAGGCGCCCAGTTTCGAAGGGCGCTCGGAAGTCTCGACATGGCTGCTCGGCATCGCCCGCTTCAAGGCGCTGTCCTCGCTGCGCAAGAAGAAGGAGGACTGGATCGACGACGATGACGCTGCCCAGGTCCCCGACAGCGCCGATACGCCGGAAGTCGTCACCATGAAGGAAGACAAGGGCGCCGCCTTGCGGCGCTTCATCGATGCCTTGCCCGAAGAGCACCGCACGGTGATCGACCTTGCCTATTACCATGGACAGTCGGTGACCGAGATCGGCGCGGTGCTCGGCATTCCCGTCGCCACCGTCAAGACCAGGATGTTCTACGCCCGCAAGAAACTCGGCGAGGCCCTCAAGGCCGCCGGTTACGACAGGGGGTGGCCATGA
- a CDS encoding ABC transporter substrate-binding protein: protein MSNELDYLSRRVAAGKLSRRDFLGRAAALGISAPFANSLLSSAARAAGPVKGGTLKAGLVGGESTNSLDPALFMTQVPTIFGKCWGEMIVELSPDGKLENRIAEEIGASDDAKVWTLKIRDGVEFHNGKTVTAEDVAATLERHSDEKSKSGALGYMKGIESIKASGKEVVLTLKEANADLPYLLSDYHLIVQPNGGKDKADAGISAGPYKITTNEPGVRHGGERFANYWQGDKMGHADQVEIIVINDATARTAALQGGQVNMINRVEPKIVDLIKRVPGVTIRNHAGPGHYVFIMHCNTAPFDNNDLRMALKLAIDREEMLNKVLRGYGSLGNDFPINASYPLFTEIEQRKYDPDKAKFHYKKSGHDGSILLRTSDVAFPGAVDASQLYQQSAAKAGIKIELKREPGDGYWNEVWNKQPFCASYWGGRSTQDQMYSTAYISTADWNDTRFKRPDFDKMVLAARAELDEAKRKQMYHDMAVMVRDEGGLILPMFNQFIDATGAKVAGWVDDPHQELMNGYALAKCWLEA, encoded by the coding sequence ATGTCTAACGAATTGGACTATCTCAGCCGTCGTGTCGCCGCCGGCAAGCTCAGCCGTCGCGATTTTCTCGGCCGCGCCGCCGCGCTCGGCATCTCCGCTCCCTTCGCCAATTCGCTGCTTTCGAGCGCTGCGCGCGCCGCAGGCCCGGTCAAGGGCGGCACGCTGAAGGCCGGCCTCGTCGGTGGCGAGTCCACCAACAGTCTCGATCCGGCCCTGTTCATGACCCAGGTGCCGACGATCTTCGGCAAATGCTGGGGTGAAATGATCGTCGAGCTGTCCCCCGACGGCAAGCTCGAGAACCGCATTGCCGAGGAGATTGGCGCTTCGGATGATGCCAAGGTGTGGACGCTGAAAATCCGCGACGGCGTCGAATTCCACAACGGCAAGACCGTGACCGCCGAGGATGTGGCCGCCACGCTCGAGCGCCATTCCGACGAGAAGTCGAAATCCGGCGCGCTCGGCTACATGAAGGGCATCGAGTCCATCAAGGCCAGCGGCAAGGAAGTGGTGCTGACGCTGAAGGAGGCCAATGCCGACCTTCCTTACCTGCTCAGCGACTATCACCTTATCGTCCAGCCTAATGGCGGCAAGGACAAGGCCGATGCCGGCATCTCCGCCGGCCCCTACAAGATCACCACCAACGAGCCTGGTGTGCGCCATGGCGGCGAGCGTTTCGCCAATTACTGGCAGGGCGACAAGATGGGCCATGCCGACCAGGTCGAGATCATCGTCATCAATGATGCGACGGCGCGCACGGCGGCCCTTCAGGGCGGCCAGGTCAACATGATCAACCGCGTCGAGCCGAAGATCGTCGACCTGATCAAGCGCGTGCCGGGCGTCACCATCCGCAACCATGCTGGCCCCGGCCACTACGTGTTCATCATGCATTGCAACACGGCGCCGTTCGACAACAATGACCTGCGTATGGCGCTGAAGCTGGCGATCGACCGCGAGGAGATGCTGAACAAGGTGCTGCGCGGCTATGGCTCGCTCGGCAACGACTTCCCGATCAACGCGTCCTATCCACTGTTCACAGAGATCGAGCAGCGCAAATACGATCCCGACAAGGCCAAGTTCCACTACAAGAAGTCTGGCCATGACGGCTCGATCCTTCTGCGCACGTCGGATGTCGCCTTCCCCGGCGCCGTCGATGCCTCGCAGCTCTACCAGCAGAGCGCCGCCAAGGCCGGCATCAAGATCGAGCTCAAGCGCGAGCCCGGTGATGGCTACTGGAACGAAGTCTGGAACAAGCAGCCCTTCTGCGCCTCCTACTGGGGCGGCCGCTCGACCCAGGACCAGATGTACTCGACCGCCTACATTTCGACTGCCGACTGGAACGACACGCGTTTCAAGCGCCCCGATTTCGACAAGATGGTGCTGGCGGCGCGCGCCGAACTCGACGAGGCCAAGCGCAAGCAGATGTACCACGACATGGCGGTCATGGTGCGCGACGAGGGCGGCCTGATCCTGCCGATGTTCAACCAGTTCATCGATGCGACGGGCGCCAAGGTCGCCGGCTGGGTCGACGATCCGCATCAGGAACTGATGAACGGCTACGCCTTGGCGAAGTGCTGGCTCGAAGCCTGA
- a CDS encoding alkaline phosphatase family protein, giving the protein MALATKLLLIILDGVPYRNWRRLMGNLEGWVQSGEAQVWKMRSVLPSTSACCYASIHTGVAPQVHGILSNENRFRVQQPDIFSEVSKAGGKTGAVTHSYWSEFFRSYPFDLVEDMEFDEPGGPISHGRFHTMTGYNLKNQMTPSDVDLFATLTMLARRHGIDYGILHTCTLDSMGHRFGHDCHEMDHACYAMDAMLAGFLPVWRQAGYEVIVTADHGQTVRGHHGGHDDEMQDFALYYFGPGKGPEPDTLLDQLQLAPTVLGRLGVEIPATMKAKPFLG; this is encoded by the coding sequence ATGGCGCTCGCGACAAAACTTCTGCTCATCATCCTCGACGGCGTGCCCTACCGGAACTGGCGCCGGCTGATGGGCAATCTCGAGGGCTGGGTGCAGTCTGGCGAAGCGCAAGTGTGGAAGATGCGCTCGGTGCTGCCGTCGACTTCGGCCTGCTGCTATGCCTCGATCCACACCGGCGTTGCGCCGCAGGTGCATGGCATCCTCTCCAACGAGAACCGGTTCAGGGTCCAGCAGCCGGACATCTTCTCCGAGGTCAGCAAGGCAGGCGGCAAGACGGGTGCGGTGACCCATTCCTACTGGTCCGAATTCTTCCGCTCCTATCCGTTCGACCTCGTCGAGGACATGGAGTTCGACGAACCGGGCGGGCCGATCAGCCATGGCCGCTTCCACACGATGACCGGCTACAATCTCAAGAACCAGATGACGCCGAGCGATGTCGACCTGTTCGCCACGCTGACCATGCTGGCCAGGCGCCACGGCATCGACTACGGCATCCTGCACACCTGCACGCTGGACTCCATGGGCCATCGCTTCGGCCATGACTGCCACGAGATGGACCATGCCTGCTATGCGATGGACGCCATGCTCGCCGGCTTCTTGCCGGTCTGGCGGCAAGCCGGCTACGAAGTGATCGTCACCGCTGACCACGGCCAGACCGTCCGCGGCCACCACGGCGGCCACGACGACGAGATGCAGGATTTTGCCTTATACTATTTCGGTCCGGGCAAGGGTCCCGAGCCCGACACGCTGCTCGACCAGCTGCAACTGGCGCCGACGGTGCTGGGCCGGCTCGGCGTGGAAATACCGGCGACGATGAAGGCGAAGCCGTTCCTGGGGTGA
- a CDS encoding bifunctional allantoicase/(S)-ureidoglycine aminohydrolase, with protein MDMIKTPERTYYAPHGGHPGQSELLTGRAVFTEAYAVIPKGVMQDIVTSALPFWDKTRVWIIARPLSGFAETFSQYIVEVEPGGGSDRPEPDAGAEGVLFVVEGELSVSLAGKKHVLRPGGFAFLPPASVWTVRNESNAAVRFHWVRKAYEAVEGLDTPPAFFANEQDIAPSPMPGTEGRWATTRFVDPADLRHDMHVTIVTLEPGAVIPFAETHVMEHGLYVLEGKAVYRLNQDWVEVEAGDYMWLRAFCPQACYAGGPGKFRYLLYKDVNRHAKLGAAGITGRAR; from the coding sequence ATGGACATGATCAAGACGCCCGAGCGCACCTACTACGCACCGCATGGCGGACATCCCGGCCAGAGCGAGCTCTTGACCGGCCGCGCCGTCTTCACCGAGGCCTATGCCGTCATCCCCAAGGGCGTGATGCAGGACATCGTCACCAGCGCGCTGCCGTTCTGGGACAAGACCAGGGTCTGGATCATCGCGCGGCCGCTGTCGGGCTTCGCCGAGACCTTCTCGCAATACATCGTCGAGGTTGAGCCCGGCGGCGGCAGCGACCGGCCGGAGCCGGATGCCGGCGCCGAGGGCGTGCTGTTCGTCGTCGAGGGCGAGCTCAGCGTTTCGCTTGCCGGCAAGAAGCACGTGCTTCGCCCCGGCGGCTTTGCCTTCCTGCCGCCGGCAAGCGTCTGGACGGTGCGCAACGAAAGCAATGCCGCCGTCCGCTTCCACTGGGTGCGCAAGGCCTATGAGGCGGTGGAGGGCCTCGACACGCCGCCGGCCTTCTTCGCCAACGAGCAGGACATCGCGCCGAGCCCGATGCCCGGCACGGAAGGCCGCTGGGCGACGACGCGCTTCGTCGACCCCGCCGACCTGCGTCACGACATGCATGTCACCATCGTCACCCTGGAGCCGGGCGCCGTCATCCCCTTCGCCGAGACCCACGTGATGGAACACGGGCTCTATGTGCTGGAAGGCAAGGCCGTCTACCGCCTCAACCAGGACTGGGTCGAGGTCGAGGCCGGCGACTATATGTGGCTGCGGGCCTTTTGCCCGCAGGCCTGCTATGCCGGCGGCCCCGGCAAGTTCCGCTATCTGCTCTACAAGGACGTAAACCGCCACGCCAAGCTCGGCGCCGCCGGCATCACTGGGCGCGCGCGGTGA
- a CDS encoding ureidoglycolate lyase, producing MTRIVARPLTRENFAPFGDVIDMGGSNHYPINSGRAERYHDLATAEATGPNARVLISMVRGTPYEMPLKLTMVERHPFGSQAFIPLSPRPFLVVVCHDGKDGPGEPHAFITAPGQGINYRRNLWHGVLTPIGEEQDFLIVDRGGDGSNLEECHFSHPYEIHLP from the coding sequence GTGACCCGCATCGTCGCCCGGCCGCTGACGCGCGAAAACTTCGCCCCGTTCGGCGACGTCATCGATATGGGTGGCTCGAACCACTACCCGATCAACAGCGGCAGGGCCGAGCGCTACCACGACCTCGCCACCGCCGAGGCGACCGGGCCCAATGCGCGCGTGCTGATCTCCATGGTGCGCGGCACGCCCTATGAGATGCCGCTGAAGCTCACCATGGTCGAGCGCCATCCCTTCGGCAGCCAGGCCTTCATTCCGCTGTCTCCAAGGCCATTCCTGGTCGTCGTCTGCCATGACGGCAAGGACGGTCCCGGCGAGCCGCATGCCTTCATCACTGCGCCCGGCCAAGGCATCAACTACCGCCGCAATCTCTGGCACGGCGTGCTGACGCCGATCGGCGAGGAGCAGGACTTCCTGATCGTCGACCGCGGCGGCGACGGCTCCAACCTCGAAGAGTGCCATTTCTCGCACCCTTACGAGATCCACCTTCCCTGA
- a CDS encoding CocE/NonD family hydrolase has translation MKIVTEFPRKVVEFPVMGIVMPDGCRLSARVWMPEDAGDDPVPAILEHLPYRKRDGTIFRDQLTHPYFAGHGYASIRVDMRGNGDSEGLMDDEYSEQELQDACDVIAWAAAQPWCNGNVGMMGISWGGFNCLQVAARQPPALKAVISLCSTVDRYADDIHYKGGCLLIENFGWASTMLSYSSRPPDPLFAGGNRWRDMWLNRLENQPFLAPLWLSHQHRDAYWKHGSICEDFSAVKAAVLSIGGWHDGYRNTISHLVTNIEAPVKGIVGPWIHKYPHYAGPKPAIGFLQEALRWWDRWLKGTDTGVEADPDYRAYVMDSVRPARWHPERPGRWVAEQEWPSPSIKTQTIELMPEGGKPAIVASPQSCGLAGGEYFPFTFGPELPGDQRPDDALSVCFDQPILDEAIDILGAPELLVRVTSDRPQANIAVRLCDVHPDGASELISYGVLNLTHRNSHEFPEALVPGETVSARVVLDQCAYRVPAGHRLRIAVSNAYWPMIWPSPEPVRLDLSAATLMLPQRPVAKGDEVTFPSPEAASPWATKMIRAANSERYVDRDEKTGVVTLSIVDDFGAVRDLAHGLANGSIARETWTIHPDNPLSASGKTHWTQTLSRNGWSVRTETFAEMRSDAQNFMLSARIEAYEGENLVFERNFEQTVPRALV, from the coding sequence ATGAAGATCGTCACCGAATTCCCCCGCAAAGTCGTCGAATTTCCAGTAATGGGGATTGTCATGCCGGACGGCTGCCGGCTGTCGGCGCGGGTGTGGATGCCGGAGGATGCCGGCGACGACCCGGTGCCGGCAATCCTCGAGCACCTGCCCTACCGCAAGCGCGACGGTACCATCTTCCGCGATCAGTTGACGCATCCCTATTTCGCCGGCCACGGCTACGCCTCGATCCGCGTCGACATGCGCGGCAACGGCGATTCCGAAGGGCTGATGGACGACGAATATTCCGAGCAGGAATTGCAGGACGCCTGCGACGTCATCGCCTGGGCGGCGGCCCAGCCCTGGTGCAACGGCAATGTCGGCATGATGGGCATTTCCTGGGGCGGGTTCAACTGCCTGCAGGTGGCGGCCAGGCAGCCGCCAGCGCTGAAGGCGGTGATCAGCCTGTGCTCGACTGTCGACCGCTATGCCGACGACATCCACTACAAGGGCGGTTGCCTGCTGATCGAGAATTTCGGCTGGGCCTCGACAATGCTGTCCTATTCGTCGCGGCCGCCGGACCCGCTCTTCGCCGGCGGCAACCGCTGGCGCGACATGTGGCTGAACAGGCTGGAGAACCAGCCGTTCCTGGCGCCGCTGTGGCTCAGCCACCAGCACCGTGATGCCTATTGGAAGCATGGCTCGATCTGCGAGGATTTTTCAGCCGTCAAGGCCGCCGTGCTGTCGATCGGCGGTTGGCACGACGGCTATCGCAACACCATCTCGCACCTCGTCACCAACATCGAGGCGCCGGTCAAGGGTATTGTTGGCCCCTGGATCCACAAGTACCCGCATTACGCGGGACCCAAGCCAGCCATCGGCTTCTTGCAAGAGGCCCTGCGCTGGTGGGACCGCTGGCTGAAGGGCACTGACACCGGCGTTGAGGCCGACCCAGATTACCGCGCTTATGTGATGGACAGCGTGCGGCCGGCACGCTGGCATCCCGAGCGGCCCGGCCGCTGGGTGGCGGAACAGGAATGGCCGTCACCGAGCATCAAGACGCAGACGATCGAGCTGATGCCGGAAGGCGGCAAGCCGGCGATCGTCGCCTCGCCGCAGAGCTGCGGCCTCGCCGGCGGCGAATATTTTCCTTTCACCTTCGGGCCGGAGCTGCCGGGCGACCAGCGCCCCGACGATGCGCTGTCGGTCTGCTTCGATCAGCCCATATTGGATGAGGCGATCGACATTCTCGGCGCGCCCGAATTGCTGGTCCGCGTCACCTCGGACCGGCCGCAGGCCAACATTGCCGTCAGGCTGTGCGACGTGCATCCCGACGGCGCCTCCGAATTGATCTCCTACGGCGTGCTCAACCTGACGCACCGCAACTCGCATGAATTCCCGGAGGCGCTGGTGCCGGGCGAAACCGTTTCTGCGCGGGTCGTGCTCGATCAATGCGCCTACCGCGTGCCGGCCGGCCATCGCCTGCGCATTGCCGTTTCGAACGCCTACTGGCCAATGATCTGGCCGTCGCCGGAGCCGGTCCGGCTGGACCTGTCGGCCGCGACGCTCATGTTGCCGCAACGCCCGGTGGCGAAAGGCGACGAAGTAACCTTCCCTTCGCCGGAGGCAGCCTCGCCCTGGGCGACGAAGATGATCCGTGCCGCCAATTCCGAGCGTTACGTCGATCGCGACGAGAAGACCGGGGTCGTCACGCTTTCAATCGTCGACGATTTTGGCGCTGTACGCGACCTTGCGCATGGTCTCGCCAATGGCAGCATCGCCCGCGAGACCTGGACGATCCATCCTGACAATCCCCTGTCAGCCTCGGGAAAAACCCACTGGACGCAGACCTTGTCGCGAAATGGATGGTCGGTGCGCACCGAAACCTTCGCTGAGATGCGCTCCGACGCGCAGAACTTCATGCTCAGCGCCAGAATCGAGGCCTATGAGGGCGAAAACCTCGTCTTCGAACGCAACTTCGAACAGACGGTTCCGCGCGCCCTCGTCTGA
- a CDS encoding nucleoside deaminase yields the protein MTDISLIDRLLDVIEYDIVPKTAEGVAHGNKLFGAAILRKDDRSLVLAETNNEMENPLWHGEVHCLKRFYEMPKAERVDTSDAIFLATHEPCSLCLSAITWTGFDNFYYLFSHEDSRDSFAIPHDLKILKEVFTLDPGGYNAENAYWKSFSIRRLARALPEAERQRLEARIGKISARYDELSGAYQASKAENDIPLN from the coding sequence ATGACCGACATTTCACTGATCGACCGCCTGCTTGACGTCATCGAGTACGACATCGTGCCGAAGACGGCCGAAGGCGTTGCCCACGGCAACAAGCTGTTCGGCGCCGCGATCCTCAGGAAGGACGACCGCTCGCTGGTGCTGGCCGAGACCAACAACGAGATGGAGAACCCGCTCTGGCACGGCGAAGTGCATTGCCTGAAGCGCTTCTACGAGATGCCGAAGGCCGAGCGGGTCGATACCAGCGACGCGATCTTCCTCGCCACGCACGAGCCCTGCTCGCTCTGCCTGTCGGCCATCACGTGGACCGGCTTCGACAATTTCTACTACCTCTTCAGTCATGAGGATTCGCGCGACAGCTTCGCCATTCCGCATGACCTCAAGATCCTGAAGGAGGTCTTCACCCTCGACCCCGGCGGCTACAATGCCGAGAACGCCTATTGGAAGAGCTTTTCGATCCGCAGGCTGGCGCGTGCGCTGCCGGAGGCCGAGCGGCAGCGGCTGGAAGCGCGTATCGGCAAGATCTCGGCTCGCTATGACGAACTGTCCGGCGCCTATCAGGCCAGCAAGGCCGAGAACGACATTCCACTCAATTGA
- a CDS encoding ABC transporter permease — protein MSSPIVKLVAQRVALGILLLLAVSVLIFAGTQILPGDVAQAILGQSATPESLANLREQLGLNQPAYIRYFHWLGGALTGDLGTAMTSGQDIATSIKGRLWNTLFLAFWAAVVAVPLAIILGLIAVRYRNGWVDKLISGLALASTSFPEFFIGYVLVFFFAVKYQWFPAISTVYDGMPFGERMQAIALPAAALTLVVLAHMMRMTRAAILNVMQSAYVETAELKGLSAFNVIRKHAFPNAIAPIINVVMLNLAYLIVGVVVVEVIFVYPGMGQYLVDHVTKRDVPVVQAVGLIFAAVYITLNIIADIGAIVANPRLRHPK, from the coding sequence ATGTCCTCACCCATCGTGAAACTGGTGGCCCAGCGCGTTGCGCTGGGCATCCTTCTCCTGTTGGCCGTATCGGTCCTGATCTTCGCCGGCACCCAGATCCTGCCCGGCGACGTCGCGCAAGCAATCCTCGGACAGTCGGCGACGCCGGAGTCGCTCGCCAATCTGCGCGAGCAGCTCGGCCTCAATCAGCCGGCTTACATCAGGTACTTCCACTGGCTCGGCGGTGCGCTCACCGGCGATCTCGGCACCGCGATGACGAGCGGCCAGGATATCGCAACCTCGATCAAGGGGCGGCTGTGGAACACGCTGTTCCTCGCCTTCTGGGCGGCGGTCGTAGCTGTGCCGCTGGCCATCATTCTCGGCCTGATCGCGGTGCGTTACCGCAATGGCTGGGTCGACAAGCTGATATCCGGACTGGCGCTCGCTTCGACGTCCTTCCCGGAGTTCTTCATCGGCTACGTGCTGGTCTTCTTCTTTGCCGTCAAATATCAATGGTTTCCGGCAATTTCCACGGTCTATGACGGCATGCCGTTCGGCGAGCGCATGCAGGCGATCGCCCTGCCGGCCGCCGCGCTGACGCTGGTGGTGCTGGCGCACATGATGCGCATGACCCGCGCGGCCATCCTCAACGTCATGCAGTCGGCCTATGTCGAGACGGCGGAACTGAAAGGCCTGTCGGCCTTCAACGTCATCCGCAAGCACGCTTTCCCCAATGCCATCGCGCCGATCATCAACGTGGTCATGCTCAACCTCGCCTACCTCATCGTCGGCGTCGTCGTGGTCGAGGTGATCTTCGTCTATCCGGGCATGGGGCAATATCTGGTCGATCACGTCACCAAGCGCGACGTGCCGGTGGTGCAGGCGGTCGGCCTGATCTTCGCCGCCGTCTATATCACCTTGAACATCATTGCGGACATTGGGGCGATCGTCGCCAATCCGCGTCTCAGACATCCGAAATAG